One stretch of Vulpes lagopus strain Blue_001 chromosome 12, ASM1834538v1, whole genome shotgun sequence DNA includes these proteins:
- the LOC121473468 gene encoding permeability factor 2-like, which produces MAPAAPRAPRAPRAPRLLGAARLLLLLLLLLGPAGTAGAPVVAELRCQCLQTLQGIHLKNIRSVQVTPSGPHCAQTEVVAALKDGREVCLNPEAPLVKRMIQKILSNSN; this is translated from the exons AtggcccccgccgcgccccgcgccccccgcgccccccgcgccccccggctcCTCGGCGCCGCGcggctgctcctgctcctgctcctgctcctgggccCCGCAGGCACCGCAG GGGCGCCGGTGGTCGCCGAGCTGCGCTGCCAGTGCTTGCAGACCCTGCAGGGCATCCACCTCAAGAACATCCGCAGCGTCCAGGTGACGCCCTCGGGCCCCCACTGCGCCCAGACCGAGGTCGT AGCCGCTCTCAAGGACGGACGCGAGGTGTGTCTCAACCCCGAGGCCCCGCTGGTCAAGAGAATGATCCAGAAGATCCTGAGCAA CTCCAACTaa
- the LOC121473457 gene encoding nuclear transcription factor Y subunit beta-like gives MDGDSATTDASQLGISADYIGGSHYVIQPHDDTEDSMNDHEDTNGSKESFREQDIYLPIANVARIMKNAIPQRGKIAKDAKECVQECVSEFISFITSEASERCHQEKRKTINGEDILFAMSTLGFDSYVEPLKLYLQKFREAMKGEKGIGGTVTATDGLSEELTEEAFTNQLPAGLITADGQQQNVMVYTTSYQQISGVQQIQFS, from the coding sequence ATGGATGGCGACAGTGCTACCACAGATGCTTCTCAACTAGGCATCTCTGCAGACTACATCGGAGGAAGCCACTATGTTATACAGCCTCATGATGATACTGAGGACAGCATGAATGATCATGAAGACACAAATGGTTCAAAAGAAAGTTTCAGAGAACAAGATATCTATCTTCCAATTGCAAATGTAGCAAGGATAATGAAAAATGCCATACCTCAAAGGGGAAAGATTGCAAAAGATGCCAAAGAATGTGTTCAGGAATGTGTGAGTGAGTTCATCAGCTTTATAACATCTGAAGCAAGTGAAAGATGTCATCAAGAAAAACGGAAGACAATCAATGGAGAAGATATTCTCTTTGCCATGTCAACCTTAGGCTTTGACAGTTATGTAGAACCTCTAAAATTATACCTTCAGAAATTCAGAGAGGCtatgaaaggagagaaaggaattgGTGGAACAGTCACAGCTACAGATGGGCTAAGTGAAGAACTTACAGAGGAGGCATTTACTAACCAGTTACCAGCTGGGTTAATAACTGCAGATGGTCAACAGCAAAATGTTATGGTTTATACAACATCATATCAACAGATTTCTGGTGTTCAACAAATTCAGTTTTCATGA